From one Ignavibacteria bacterium genomic stretch:
- a CDS encoding rhodanese-like domain-containing protein — protein sequence MGILSRLFGGGSSNLTDVLNRNPIIIDVRTSDEFRMGHIQGCKNMPLQQLDTKIASVPKDKPIVFCCASGARSGAATRLARSLGYEAVNGGSWVSVQNQLGK from the coding sequence ATGGGAATACTTTCCAGATTATTTGGCGGTGGCAGCTCGAATCTTACTGACGTGCTGAATCGCAACCCGATTATTATTGACGTTCGAACATCGGATGAGTTCAGGATGGGTCACATCCAGGGATGCAAGAACATGCCACTGCAGCAACTCGACACTAAAATTGCATCGGTACCTAAAGACAAGCCAATCGTATTTTGTTGTGCCTCGGGTGCTCGAAGCGGCGCCGCCACCCGTCTGGCACGGTCACTTGGATACGAAGCTGTGAACGGTGGCTCGTGGGTAAGTGTGCAAAATCAATTAGGGAAGTAG
- a CDS encoding FAD-dependent monooxygenase produces MTISLQLRPSEAADPAFVRALALEEAGLSDNGVYVVTVIRRAIDARPKMPRVVVHVEISTEPHPVPKPLSELRQANPEKRVVIVGAGPAGYFAALELLKYGITPVVVDRGKNVRDRRRDLRVLQQEGIVNPHSNYCFGEGGAGTYSDGKLYTRSDKRGNVRNVLELLVAHGASSNILVESHPHIGSNKLWMVVQRLRETIIEYGGQVHFNSYVTKFIASKTNPNRIVGVYIENGQEIMGDAVILATGHSARDIYKLCLQSGIAIQDKPYALGVRIEHPQEFIDTVQYHHSPRDPFLPPASYSLVCQLGNRGVFTFCMCPGGIIVPASTAPGEIVVNGMSMSKRDSRFANSGLVVEVSGGLSLQCETEQKAFAMVSGSTQKAPAQRVSDFVNRKRSTSLPDTSYIPGIESVDLHKVLPSDVSIRIAEAIVQFNTRMRGYLTNDAIVVATESRTSSPVRILRDSKTLESVTMAGLYPCGEGAGYAGGIMSAALDGQRVARAIAKTM; encoded by the coding sequence ATGACCATTTCACTTCAGCTACGTCCATCCGAAGCAGCCGACCCTGCCTTTGTGCGTGCGCTTGCATTAGAAGAGGCAGGGCTTAGTGACAACGGCGTGTATGTGGTAACGGTCATCCGGCGTGCCATCGACGCGCGGCCTAAAATGCCCCGGGTTGTAGTTCACGTAGAAATCTCAACGGAACCGCACCCCGTACCCAAGCCCCTTTCAGAACTCAGGCAGGCGAACCCCGAAAAGCGTGTTGTTATTGTTGGCGCAGGTCCGGCCGGGTATTTTGCAGCACTGGAGCTTCTTAAATATGGAATTACCCCGGTGGTGGTTGACCGCGGGAAGAACGTAAGAGACCGGCGGCGCGACCTTCGGGTGCTACAGCAGGAAGGGATTGTTAACCCACACAGCAACTATTGTTTTGGTGAAGGCGGCGCAGGGACGTATTCTGACGGCAAGCTGTACACGCGTTCTGATAAGCGCGGTAATGTGCGAAATGTTCTGGAGCTCCTTGTTGCCCATGGAGCAAGCAGCAATATACTGGTTGAATCGCATCCGCATATTGGATCGAACAAACTCTGGATGGTTGTTCAGCGATTACGCGAAACGATAATCGAGTATGGAGGTCAGGTACACTTTAATTCATACGTAACGAAGTTTATTGCTTCGAAAACTAACCCGAACCGTATTGTCGGTGTTTACATTGAAAACGGTCAGGAAATTATGGGTGATGCTGTTATTCTGGCAACAGGTCACAGTGCACGGGATATCTACAAGCTTTGTTTGCAATCCGGTATTGCTATTCAGGATAAACCGTATGCGCTGGGTGTTCGCATTGAGCATCCGCAGGAGTTTATTGATACGGTACAGTATCACCACAGCCCCAGGGATCCATTCCTGCCACCCGCCAGCTACAGTCTGGTCTGTCAGCTAGGCAATAGGGGTGTTTTCACGTTCTGCATGTGTCCCGGCGGAATTATCGTACCAGCTTCCACCGCGCCTGGTGAGATTGTAGTAAACGGTATGAGTATGAGCAAGCGAGACTCCCGATTTGCCAATTCAGGGTTGGTTGTTGAAGTCAGTGGTGGTCTATCATTACAGTGCGAAACGGAGCAGAAGGCATTTGCAATGGTTAGTGGATCTACGCAGAAGGCACCAGCCCAGCGAGTTTCGGATTTCGTCAACCGCAAACGTAGCACCTCGCTTCCCGACACAAGCTACATTCCTGGTATTGAATCGGTTGATCTGCACAAAGTACTGCCATCCGACGTATCAATACGAATTGCAGAAGCCATTGTGCAGTTTAATACACGAATGCGCGGATACCTTACGAACGACGCCATTGTTGTAGCCACGGAAAGCAGGACCAGTTCGCCGGTGCGCATCCTCAGGGATAGCAAAACGCTGGAATCGGTTACCATGGCAGGCCTGTATCCATGTGGCGAAGGTGCGGGCTATGCCGGTGGTATTATGAGTGCTGCCTTGGATGGGCAACGAGTAGCCCGGGCGATTGCTAAAACTATGTAA
- a CDS encoding rhodanese-like domain-containing protein has translation MRPINFIITVVLLFVVGTAGMAAQEMQEITPVKAREMVKSGKASLLDVRTQQEWDLGHLEKASRVDVMDKDFKKKIQSLGLDKKKPLIVYCATGGRSAYAADDLIKMGYKVVYNMVGGIKAWQAAGLPIVK, from the coding sequence ATGAGACCGATAAATTTTATTATTACTGTGGTACTACTGTTTGTAGTTGGAACAGCCGGAATGGCTGCTCAGGAAATGCAGGAAATCACTCCCGTAAAGGCCCGTGAAATGGTTAAATCCGGGAAAGCCTCCTTATTAGATGTACGAACACAGCAGGAGTGGGACCTTGGGCACCTGGAGAAAGCATCGCGTGTGGATGTGATGGACAAGGACTTCAAGAAAAAAATCCAGTCACTTGGACTGGACAAGAAAAAGCCACTGATTGTGTACTGTGCAACAGGCGGGCGAAGCGCATATGCAGCAGATGATCTTATTAAAATGGGCTACAAGGTTGTGTACAACATGGTTGGCGGCATTAAAGCATGGCAGGCAGCCGGACTACCCATTGTTAAGTAG
- a CDS encoding class I SAM-dependent DNA methyltransferase: MLAITDIRNRAAAFAERWKDETSEDAEAKTFWDNFLEVFGVNRKRVAVFEKQVIKAGAKAGYIDLFWPGLLIVEHKSAGKDLAKAFTQAIDYFPGLKDSELPRYVIVSDFQRIRVHDLVEHVETEVALADLPTRIDVFGFISGYATRKFREEDPVNVRAAELMGRLHDAIKATGYDGHDLEVFLTRLLFCLFGDDTGIFNRDSFVSFLETKTREDGMDVGPQLSFLFQLLNTPLDKRPKNLDEDLQAFPYVNGSLFAETLPTPNFDRELRERLLECANFDWTYVSPAVFGAMFQGVMDAVNRRNLGAHYTSEKNILKVVSGLFLDEIEAELVKARSSESRLRALHDRISRMRFLDPACGCGNFLIVTYKELRRIETEILKQLDALGKLSGRGQMVTDVSALSRLSVHSMFGIEIEEFPARIAEVALWLIDHIMNVELATAFGAYFVRLPLTNGPTIRIGDALDVDWRKEILDQELDVEWFILGNPPFIGSKMMSDTQRTRIKKLFGGVSGSGVMDFVTGWYVKAAEAIHGTSVRCAFVCTNSISQGEQVGILWKHLVQKYGMHIHFAHRTFRWSNEAKGVAAVHCVIVGFGCERIAEPALFEYTSPTSDAVRIQVPSINEVVR; the protein is encoded by the coding sequence ATGCTTGCCATCACCGACATACGCAATCGAGCCGCCGCATTTGCTGAGCGCTGGAAGGATGAGACATCTGAAGACGCCGAGGCAAAGACCTTCTGGGATAACTTCCTCGAAGTCTTTGGCGTCAACCGCAAGCGGGTCGCCGTCTTCGAAAAGCAGGTCATCAAGGCCGGTGCCAAGGCCGGATATATCGACCTCTTCTGGCCGGGACTGTTGATCGTAGAACACAAGTCCGCTGGAAAGGATCTCGCAAAGGCCTTTACGCAAGCGATCGACTATTTCCCCGGCCTCAAAGACTCTGAGTTGCCCCGGTACGTGATCGTCAGCGACTTTCAGCGCATCCGTGTGCATGACCTTGTAGAACACGTAGAGACAGAGGTCGCCCTGGCCGATCTCCCGACGCGAATCGACGTCTTCGGCTTCATCTCCGGCTATGCCACACGAAAGTTTCGGGAAGAAGACCCCGTAAACGTCCGCGCTGCCGAGTTGATGGGACGATTGCATGATGCGATCAAGGCGACAGGATACGACGGTCACGATCTTGAGGTCTTCCTGACACGCCTGCTGTTCTGTCTCTTCGGCGATGATACAGGCATCTTCAACCGAGATTCCTTCGTGTCGTTCCTTGAGACCAAGACCCGTGAAGATGGCATGGATGTGGGACCACAACTGTCATTCTTGTTTCAGTTGCTCAACACCCCACTTGACAAGCGCCCTAAGAACCTCGACGAAGATCTCCAAGCATTTCCCTATGTGAACGGCAGCTTGTTCGCTGAAACGCTGCCGACACCAAACTTTGATCGTGAGTTGAGAGAACGGCTGCTGGAGTGTGCCAACTTCGACTGGACCTACGTCTCTCCAGCGGTCTTTGGTGCGATGTTTCAGGGTGTGATGGACGCTGTCAACCGCCGTAACCTCGGCGCTCACTACACCTCCGAGAAGAACATCCTCAAGGTTGTCTCCGGCCTGTTCCTGGACGAGATCGAAGCAGAACTGGTCAAGGCTCGTTCGTCGGAGTCCCGTCTCCGTGCATTGCACGATCGCATTTCTCGCATGCGGTTTCTCGATCCCGCCTGTGGTTGCGGTAACTTCTTGATCGTCACATACAAAGAACTCCGTCGTATTGAGACGGAGATCCTCAAGCAACTTGATGCCCTCGGCAAGCTCTCTGGAAGGGGGCAGATGGTCACCGACGTCTCCGCTCTGTCACGCCTGTCCGTACACTCCATGTTCGGCATCGAGATCGAGGAGTTCCCCGCGCGCATCGCAGAAGTAGCTCTCTGGCTGATCGACCACATCATGAACGTCGAACTTGCCACGGCTTTCGGTGCCTATTTTGTCCGCTTGCCCCTTACCAACGGACCAACGATCCGAATCGGCGATGCCTTGGACGTAGACTGGCGAAAGGAGATCCTCGATCAAGAGCTTGATGTGGAGTGGTTCATCCTGGGGAATCCTCCGTTCATCGGTTCGAAGATGATGTCGGACACGCAGCGCACACGGATCAAGAAGCTCTTTGGAGGAGTTTCGGGCTCCGGCGTCATGGACTTCGTCACCGGCTGGTACGTAAAGGCCGCCGAAGCCATTCATGGCACATCTGTCCGATGTGCTTTCGTATGCACAAATTCCATATCACAGGGTGAGCAGGTCGGGATTCTCTGGAAGCACCTCGTGCAGAAGTATGGGATGCACATCCACTTCGCTCACCGGACGTTCCGATGGTCAAATGAAGCAAAGGGTGTAGCCGCCGTACACTGCGTGATCGTTGGATTCGGGTGCGAACGGATAGCCGAACCAGCACTCTTTGAGTACACGAGTCCAACTAGCGATGCTGTCCGAATCCAGGTACCGTCGATCAATGAAGTGGTCCGATAA
- a CDS encoding TonB-dependent receptor, with the protein MNIGKKVRNTLISVGLVVLVVYQTAGNTLSVQSADADDADTVTLRKVSVSGNRSNHFIISPIDDVGIGVINAGKKVELIYVQELPANTATNNARQVFAGIAGLNVWESDALGLQLGIGGRGLSPSRSSNFTTRQNGYDIAADPLGYPESYYTPPMEMVERINIVRGGGALRYGTQFGGMVNFGLLKPNRSSALHARVSAGTGSYGLVHGSLVLSGAAKGLDYQGWMQYRRTDGWRSNSTAYQGTGHTHLAVSLSDYVRITAEFTGMHYLAQEPGGLSDKMFDTNPKQSVRARNWFTVNWNIASVGINAILDTATTLNSIFSGMKSSRTALGDLNRITMIDMGGPRTMIDGKFINICNETTLTHQYRLFNQTSAIAVGTRLYWGSTEQQQGDASSGSGPDFAFLNPDALEGSSYDFPITNAAIFAEGLVSLGGGFSVIPGLRLERIDTRAHGWYRTIIRDLAGNRIVDTVTNEERSRNRVIMLGGLGVQWRSAEGFEVYANAVQNYRAITFTDLRVVNPNLIVDQDIHDERGYTLDVGSRGQFADILAWDISVFYLRYNDKIGEVTRSDQPPLYLPYRYRTNIADAFTQGVECVADINILNAWSAIGISRMDECPLQLHLLLNASVLGGSYEQSAEQAVTGKAVEFVPPYLLRTSIRLEWDKLGCMMTYSQVGQQYTDATNTTHSASAVTGVIPEYSVIDFSATYTTPRIIVRASLNNALDTNYFTRRAASYPGPGIIPSDPRTVALSITANLSLFSR; encoded by the coding sequence GTGAACATCGGGAAGAAGGTACGTAACACTCTAATATCGGTTGGGCTGGTTGTGTTGGTCGTTTATCAGACTGCCGGCAATACACTGTCTGTTCAAAGTGCTGATGCAGATGATGCCGACACTGTTACGCTTCGTAAAGTTAGTGTGAGTGGAAACCGCAGCAATCACTTTATCATCTCGCCTATTGACGACGTTGGGATAGGTGTTATCAACGCCGGAAAGAAAGTCGAGCTAATCTATGTTCAGGAATTACCCGCCAACACCGCTACCAACAATGCCCGTCAGGTATTTGCAGGCATTGCCGGGCTCAACGTCTGGGAGAGTGATGCACTTGGATTGCAGCTTGGAATTGGTGGCCGTGGCTTGTCGCCCAGTAGGTCGAGCAACTTTACAACGCGTCAGAACGGTTACGACATTGCTGCCGACCCTCTGGGATATCCCGAAAGTTACTATACGCCTCCCATGGAAATGGTTGAACGCATCAATATTGTTCGTGGCGGCGGCGCATTACGGTACGGAACACAATTTGGCGGCATGGTTAACTTTGGCTTACTAAAACCAAACCGCAGCAGTGCCCTGCATGCCCGTGTTTCTGCCGGTACCGGGAGCTACGGACTTGTTCACGGATCGCTTGTACTCAGTGGAGCGGCAAAGGGGCTGGACTATCAGGGATGGATGCAGTACCGGCGCACTGATGGCTGGCGAAGCAATAGTACCGCATATCAGGGTACAGGGCATACACACCTTGCCGTATCTCTCTCTGACTACGTTCGCATAACTGCCGAGTTTACCGGCATGCACTACCTGGCGCAGGAGCCGGGCGGTTTGTCGGACAAAATGTTTGATACCAACCCCAAACAAAGCGTGCGAGCACGCAATTGGTTTACTGTCAACTGGAATATTGCCTCGGTTGGAATTAACGCGATTTTGGACACCGCTACAACGCTGAATTCAATTTTCTCGGGCATGAAAAGCTCTCGTACTGCCCTTGGAGATCTGAACCGAATAACCATGATTGATATGGGAGGTCCGAGAACCATGATAGATGGAAAGTTTATCAACATCTGTAATGAAACAACGCTTACCCACCAATACCGGTTATTTAACCAGACCTCAGCCATTGCCGTAGGAACGCGCTTGTATTGGGGCTCTACCGAGCAGCAACAAGGTGATGCATCGAGCGGCTCCGGCCCCGATTTTGCTTTTTTAAATCCGGATGCATTAGAAGGCAGCAGCTACGACTTCCCGATCACGAACGCCGCAATCTTTGCTGAAGGTCTTGTCAGTCTGGGAGGCGGCTTCTCTGTGATCCCCGGGCTTCGGTTAGAGCGCATTGATACGCGCGCACATGGATGGTACCGCACCATTATCCGTGACCTGGCGGGTAACAGGATTGTGGACACTGTTACCAACGAAGAACGCTCCCGAAACCGCGTAATCATGTTGGGCGGACTTGGAGTTCAGTGGCGCAGTGCCGAGGGGTTCGAAGTATATGCCAATGCCGTTCAGAATTACCGGGCCATCACGTTTACGGATCTCCGCGTAGTGAACCCCAATTTGATTGTAGATCAGGATATTCATGATGAAAGGGGCTATACTCTTGACGTAGGGTCGCGTGGCCAATTTGCTGACATCCTTGCCTGGGACATCAGCGTGTTTTATCTGCGTTATAACGACAAGATTGGCGAGGTAACCCGCAGCGATCAGCCCCCTTTATACCTCCCGTATCGATACAGAACCAACATTGCCGATGCATTCACCCAAGGCGTGGAATGTGTTGCCGACATTAACATACTGAATGCATGGAGTGCCATTGGTATAAGCAGGATGGACGAGTGTCCCCTTCAGTTGCATTTATTACTAAATGCAAGTGTACTCGGTGGCAGCTACGAACAGTCAGCAGAGCAGGCCGTCACTGGCAAGGCTGTAGAATTTGTCCCTCCATATCTCTTGAGAACCAGCATACGACTTGAATGGGACAAACTTGGCTGCATGATGACGTACTCGCAGGTGGGGCAGCAGTATACCGACGCTACGAACACCACGCACAGCGCATCGGCAGTAACGGGCGTTATACCCGAGTATTCTGTCATTGATTTTTCGGCTACCTATACAACACCCCGCATCATTGTCCGGGCATCGTTAAACAACGCACTGGATACCAACTATTTTACCCGGCGGGCAGCAAGTTATCCGGGTCCCGGTATTATTCCCTCAGACCCCCGGACTGTGGCGCTTTCGATTACCGCAAACCTCTCCCTATTCTCACGATAA
- a CDS encoding T9SS type A sorting domain-containing protein produces the protein MCLCEGEENFTLQCVRREDGPWQTINRAYLVDAYVQSRDVVAHESYFHFGLDTIYSGSPEVIPDATERPFIATVDLNRDGQGEILTSKGLLHSRGPARQWQLDSTVSTARLGVEMILPRRCRNGDFELIGIRRSSHDRIAEQRRTADGVRIRVLEISDEAAIVSVVVADFNTDRSEDVLVAKSNGACGLFRFNERDEPENATPLILKSEQSRHLVLHNVVATDVDADGDADIVGVCTEEGSAATIVQAINQAGGNSEGVTHRLEQFTVLHVPYGVSGLYLRPTISINGVVDAQTSEDHIVGAGIAINMVRIPSPRQTEIPIADQWSMDVLSRLPFEDRVSACSWPDLDGNGVAELMMTTGSTCRPPKLYREDPTDRRLQREYHTGLETLRNVRDICWGDIDGDGAVDGVTLSEGNIVVLWNQTRQSLPARRRVELQPWVRGIEDGGRVCITQISSGRGWDVHERLLDYPLVRSDLDSVWVHTTDMRRERTSYASFVAVTPARRTERHADGVDECQPKVSANPFNIGITIDLIGRGEITGVSVYALDGVLVWSQSIPCHSAYWDGMNSNGSRAAAGSYVIKVDTRSCTGIVRVVKVD, from the coding sequence ATGTGTTTGTGCGAGGGAGAGGAGAACTTCACACTTCAGTGTGTACGTCGTGAAGATGGGCCTTGGCAGACCATCAATAGAGCATATCTCGTCGATGCCTACGTTCAGAGTAGAGACGTAGTAGCACATGAGTCATACTTTCACTTTGGTCTTGACACGATCTATTCGGGTTCCCCCGAAGTTATTCCGGATGCAACGGAACGCCCCTTCATTGCAACTGTGGATTTGAACAGGGATGGTCAAGGAGAGATACTGACGTCCAAGGGGCTGCTTCACTCACGTGGTCCGGCACGTCAATGGCAGCTTGACTCAACCGTCAGCACTGCGCGACTTGGCGTTGAGATGATCTTGCCCCGTCGTTGTCGCAATGGAGATTTCGAGCTCATTGGCATCCGAAGATCTTCACACGATCGAATTGCAGAACAGCGGCGAACGGCAGACGGCGTACGCATCCGCGTGCTCGAGATATCGGACGAAGCGGCTATTGTTAGTGTCGTTGTAGCAGACTTCAATACCGATCGGTCCGAAGATGTGCTAGTAGCGAAGTCAAATGGAGCGTGTGGCTTGTTCCGGTTCAACGAAAGAGATGAACCGGAGAATGCAACACCGCTGATTCTCAAGAGTGAGCAATCGCGTCACCTTGTCCTCCATAATGTCGTTGCCACAGACGTGGATGCCGATGGCGACGCAGATATCGTTGGCGTATGTACTGAGGAGGGCAGTGCGGCGACTATTGTTCAAGCGATCAACCAAGCTGGAGGGAACAGTGAAGGTGTCACTCATCGACTCGAACAATTCACGGTGCTCCACGTGCCTTATGGAGTGTCCGGTCTCTATCTGCGCCCGACCATCTCGATAAATGGAGTTGTTGATGCGCAAACCAGCGAGGACCACATCGTTGGTGCAGGGATTGCCATCAACATGGTACGGATTCCTTCCCCTCGGCAAACCGAGATTCCTATCGCTGATCAATGGAGTATGGATGTTCTTTCAAGGTTGCCCTTTGAAGATCGCGTTAGTGCCTGCTCGTGGCCAGATCTTGATGGCAACGGCGTTGCCGAGTTGATGATGACAACGGGATCAACATGTAGGCCTCCGAAGTTGTATCGTGAAGACCCGACGGATCGGCGACTTCAACGCGAGTATCACACCGGACTAGAGACGTTACGAAACGTACGCGACATCTGTTGGGGTGATATTGACGGAGATGGTGCTGTCGATGGTGTGACCCTCTCAGAGGGGAACATTGTTGTGCTCTGGAATCAAACACGACAGAGCCTGCCGGCAAGAAGAAGAGTTGAGCTACAGCCATGGGTGCGGGGAATAGAAGATGGCGGCCGGGTTTGCATCACTCAGATATCCTCCGGCAGAGGATGGGACGTTCACGAACGCCTACTGGACTATCCTCTTGTCCGAAGTGACCTGGATAGTGTATGGGTACACACCACGGATATGAGACGTGAACGAACTAGTTATGCCTCATTTGTCGCGGTGACACCTGCGCGCAGGACAGAAAGACACGCTGATGGTGTTGACGAATGCCAGCCTAAAGTCTCGGCCAATCCTTTCAATATCGGCATCACGATCGACCTCATCGGTCGTGGCGAGATTACAGGCGTATCAGTGTACGCACTCGATGGAGTGCTTGTGTGGTCCCAGAGTATTCCTTGTCACAGTGCGTACTGGGATGGTATGAATTCTAACGGGTCGAGAGCAGCTGCAGGCAGCTACGTAATTAAGGTGGATACGAGAAGTTGTACAGGTATTGTGCGAGTCGTCAAAGTTGATTGA